The nucleotide window TgacaacaatataaataataaaaacagacTAAATCGGTTTATATCTTAATTCATGCGAGTAATCGCTTAGggatgacaaaaatatttaaaaaaaaaatctacaaaaaaaactaaaattttgttgGCGAACAGTCGGGTCCACAGCGTTTTGAATGTACAATTTGTCAAATTACttaagcaaatatatacatacatacttacaaaccaagataggaaaacaaaaattagtaaatattgtataacaaaattacggaatatgaaaatatgtgatttttaattataactgATTAACAAATACTATTAGCAATTGTGCATAATTAACCAAATAATATTCTAATTTacgatattatattaaataattatacttataaatatttagtgcTAGGCCACACATTAGaccatataaaattaattaatgaagaaatgactaattaaatacataaacatatattgaaaagcCTAATATTAATGTTTAAATAACGCTAaggaataaacaataaacaagtggtaaaaaaaaacaaataacatttaaacaatttttcttcTGTATAATTTCTATAATTGATAAATTGTTGTATCTATATTCAAATTCATACGCACGTTCATTTCAGAAATTGTTTTGCAGttttattgaataaactaaATGATTGCATTCGGATCTCTGCTATTATACAACATATGTAATTTTCCGCTCAATACGTGACCAATACGCCTATCCGCTTGCAATGGCTGTGGTGCGCCGCGATTGATCTTTAAATCGGCCATAACCTTTTTCTCTTCATCTGCATCTCGTTCGTATGCATCCATAAGTCGTTTTGGACATGGATATTGTGCGATTATAGTCTCAGCTACTTCCAAGGTGACTAATGGCAAACGATTTAAGTGTTGTTGCCAAAGGCGCCCTAAACCGTTTGTACCGACTACACGCACACACTGTTTCTTATCATTCGCCAGGAATTTTTTGAATGAGCCTAAAGACTCGGCTCTTTGTTGCTTGAACGGTGCTTCCGCTATGGCTTTGGTGAAACGTCGTAACATAGCAGCAATTTCACTAGCTACTGGTGGCACCTGCATTGTGGCTACTTGATGTAGAACTTGTAAGTCTATGAGTACAGAATTGATAGTGTGCGAATCGTTTTTACTTCGTTCCGCTAATAGCGCTACAGTGGGTTGCTTATTTGGATAATGTTGTTCTAAACTTTTCGCTATTTCAGTTGCTGGTTTATTCTTAAGTTCATGTGTAGTAAAGAATTGTATAACTTGATTTTCAGTTTCCCACTGCGCGCTCAGCGGTGAATCCAAACACTCAGTAGGCAGTAATTCGCGTTGGCCTGATTGACGTTCCCAAATTACACACAATTTTGAAGGTAAATTGCGtactgtatattttatttgaagtttttccatttcatttgttaGATCGTTACCAAGTCCCGGTACGTTAGATGCTAGTATATCGCTATCCAAAACTAAGCGTACATATTTGTCGCATTCACCCGGTTTCATACGCTTCTGCTGATCGCGAATTGCTTTCTTTTGTAGTTTATCCGCTTTTGTgtccattttatttaatattaaaacattaaatatagaaattatatttttaaaaactttaccgcctttgtaattatttgttatttgattGAGTAAATGTGACAGCTGACTTACAGCGACATCTGTGATGAAAGTACAGAACGATTTGATaagaaagcaacaaaacaagcaaaaatttgttaaaaaagtattaatttcaaAAGTTGTCAATGTCAGATCACATTAAATTTCCTTATACTTCGCTCATAGGTAGAAGTTCGGAATCtttgaaaactttattttttaatgaaacgcACATTATAATGTATACAATTTCAGATTGTAAAATTATTCGTTAAATGGTGTGCGTTATTAAATAGCGGCAACCATGGCGATGAAAATCAGCTGGTAATTGCTTGTAAGCATCGCTGAAAACGAAAGAGAAGACTAAAGCGGAATAGGAATACAAAAGTGATTTTTCGAaagacacatatgtatatataaacttaaatttgcatttaatgcCATCAGTGTGGAGTGctaatataaattattctttaaacgTTTATTAAAAGCAACAATTATCAAAATGAATCCAGAGGTGGTAAGTATTTTATACTCTGAATATCGATatctatttaataaaatatgtgtgtgcTTTTAGGAATTACATGATAGCGATGAAAGTGACAGTGATTTTTGCCCAGAGAAAGAAGCCGGCATTGAAGTTTCAGAAGAGGCTTCCAGTGAAATTTCGAGTTGTAGCGACGAAGATGCCGGTAGCcctaaaaatacacacaaaaaaccaCCAAGTAAAAGTTCCGATAGCACTAAAAAACaagtgaaaaaagtaaaaagtagaAAACGTGCACGTGCCGCCCAAGACGAGGTACATTCGAGTGATACAGATGATGATGAGCGTACGACAGCAGACTCAGAGCGCAAGCGCAACACGCGACAAACAGATGCGGCGAAACGACTATGTAGTGGTAGAGAAAAAGACACCTTAGAATCGGAAGAAGAAGATAAATCTAGATCCGATGCACTTTGGGCAGATTTCCTGGGCGATGTGAAACCTAAAAATTCcgaaccaacaacaaaagccaaAGCGCAGGCAAGTACTGCCACCGTCAATGGCGTATCCGCAGCCAGTGCGACTAATGGACTCCATACTCCAAAGCAGCCTGcagttaaaagcgaagaaaAAAAATCTACCTCTGATGAAAAACCAgcagaaatgaaaaaaacagtTAAAGTTACAGTGACCGAAGTTTTGGATTTTGCGGGTGAAGAAGTGCGTGTAGAAAAAGTTGTCAACGCTGATAGTGTTAAAGAGAATAAAGAGACGGTGAAGCGTCCAGTAGCAAGCACATCTGCATTGAGAGCTGGTTTGCCAGCGGGTTTAAAAAGACCAATGGCTGGTGGCAGCGGCGGTGGCAGTGGTTTAGGCTCAATACTCAACCAGATCggcaaaaagaagaaaatatccgTACTAGAAAAGTCACAGTTGGATTGGAAGAGCTTCAAGCAAAACGAGGGTA belongs to Zeugodacus cucurbitae isolate PBARC_wt_2022May chromosome 6, idZeuCucr1.2, whole genome shotgun sequence and includes:
- the LOC105212107 gene encoding crossover junction endonuclease EME1; translation: MDTKADKLQKKAIRDQQKRMKPGECDKYVRLVLDSDILASNVPGLGNDLTNEMEKLQIKYTVRNLPSKLCVIWERQSGQRELLPTECLDSPLSAQWETENQVIQFFTTHELKNKPATEIAKSLEQHYPNKQPTVALLAERSKNDSHTINSVLIDLQVLHQVATMQVPPVASEIAAMLRRFTKAIAEAPFKQQRAESLGSFKKFLANDKKQCVRVVGTNGLGRLWQQHLNRLPLVTLEVAETIIAQYPCPKRLMDAYERDADEEKKVMADLKINRGAPQPLQADRRIGHVLSGKLHMLYNSRDPNAII
- the LOC105212108 gene encoding craniofacial development protein 1 encodes the protein MNPEVELHDSDESDSDFCPEKEAGIEVSEEASSEISSCSDEDAGSPKNTHKKPPSKSSDSTKKQVKKVKSRKRARAAQDEVHSSDTDDDERTTADSERKRNTRQTDAAKRLCSGREKDTLESEEEDKSRSDALWADFLGDVKPKNSEPTTKAKAQASTATVNGVSAASATNGLHTPKQPAVKSEEKKSTSDEKPAEMKKTVKVTVTEVLDFAGEEVRVEKVVNADSVKENKETVKRPVASTSALRAGLPAGLKRPMAGGSGGGSGLGSILNQIGKKKKISVLEKSQLDWKSFKQNEGIEEELQTFNKGKDGYLERQDFLQRTDLRQFEIEKNLRQSRRTN